The following are encoded in a window of Nitrospiria bacterium genomic DNA:
- a CDS encoding protein-L-isoaspartate(D-aspartate) O-methyltransferase, which translates to MDYERARLRMVDEQLAARGIKDRRVLSAMGRVPRHLFVEDALRDRAYGDHALPIGDQQTISQPYMVALMTDSLALKGTERVLEIGTGSGYQTAVLAELAARVYSIERIAGLAAKARSLLASLGCRNVTIKVSDGSYGWKEEAPFDAILVTAGSPEVPTPLADQLKEGGRMVIPVGDRTTQTLKRVTKTPAGIEVAALTGCVFVPLIGGHGWGDANA; encoded by the coding sequence ATCGATTACGAACGCGCGCGGTTGAGGATGGTCGACGAGCAGCTGGCGGCCCGGGGCATCAAGGACCGGCGCGTTCTTTCGGCGATGGGGCGCGTGCCGCGCCACCTCTTCGTGGAGGATGCCCTTCGGGACCGCGCCTACGGAGACCATGCCCTGCCCATCGGCGATCAGCAGACCATTTCACAGCCGTACATGGTGGCCCTCATGACGGACAGCCTGGCGCTCAAAGGCACCGAGCGGGTTTTGGAGATCGGAACCGGGTCGGGATACCAGACCGCGGTCCTGGCCGAACTGGCCGCGCGCGTCTATTCCATCGAACGGATCGCCGGCCTCGCGGCCAAAGCGCGCTCCCTGCTCGCGTCGCTCGGCTGCCGGAACGTGACGATCAAGGTGTCGGACGGGTCCTACGGCTGGAAGGAAGAGGCTCCGTTCGACGCGATCCTGGTGACGGCCGGCTCGCCGGAGGTCCCGACGCCCCTCGCCGACCAATTAAAGGAGGGAGGGCGCATGGTGATTCCGGTGGGGGACCGGACGACTCAAACGCTGAAGAGAGTGACCAAGACGCCGGCCGGGATCGAGGTCGCGGCCCTGACCGGGTGCGTCTTCGTGCCGCTCATCGGCGGCCACGGCTGGGGGGATGCGAACGCGTGA
- a CDS encoding trypsin-like peptidase domain-containing protein — protein MPTFFFGRGRLRGALGLALVVGVFSGAFAACERADAPRPGRASGPGPAATSAYRPTEENPAPPSAEVLIPRTRFAQIAKAAAPMVVHLKTVQELRDEWPLFHRKSDHAFFERFFKDLLGLSKKAVTKQEGVGSGFIVNPAGFVLTNFHVVRHADEIRAVLSDGREMRAYVVGEDPRTDLALLRLEGEGPFPAADLGDSDRLESGEWAMAAGSPLGLSQTFTVGVVSATGRSHLGITSRENFIQTDASINYGNSGGPLLNINGEVVGINTAIMPTGHGIGFAIPVNMARGFVDEVLRDQPVRAAWLGIEARAPFAGQADGNGVVLQSVQWGSPAWRSGLRPSDRILRVDDTDLEGAAQFKRMIADGGVGVERTLTVERDGAPETIRVRSEAQPSRVFP, from the coding sequence ATGCCAACGTTTTTTTTCGGCCGGGGCCGTCTTCGAGGCGCGCTCGGCCTCGCGCTCGTCGTCGGCGTTTTTTCGGGAGCGTTCGCGGCCTGCGAACGGGCCGACGCGCCGCGGCCGGGGCGGGCGTCCGGCCCGGGTCCCGCGGCGACCAGCGCGTACCGTCCGACGGAAGAAAACCCGGCGCCTCCGTCGGCGGAGGTGTTGATTCCCCGCACCCGGTTTGCCCAGATCGCGAAAGCGGCGGCGCCGATGGTCGTCCATCTGAAAACGGTTCAGGAACTCCGGGACGAATGGCCCCTTTTCCATCGAAAGTCCGATCACGCATTTTTTGAGCGATTTTTCAAAGACCTCCTGGGGCTGTCGAAAAAGGCGGTGACGAAGCAGGAGGGGGTGGGTTCCGGCTTTATCGTGAACCCGGCCGGATTTGTCCTGACCAATTTTCACGTCGTCAGGCACGCGGATGAGATCCGCGCCGTTCTGTCGGACGGGCGGGAAATGCGCGCCTACGTGGTCGGTGAAGATCCGCGCACGGACCTGGCGCTTCTTCGGCTCGAAGGCGAAGGCCCTTTTCCCGCGGCCGATTTGGGGGATTCCGACCGGCTGGAGTCCGGCGAGTGGGCGATGGCCGCGGGCAGCCCCCTGGGCCTGTCCCAGACCTTTACCGTCGGCGTGGTCAGCGCCACCGGGCGGTCGCATCTCGGCATCACCTCCCGGGAAAATTTTATCCAGACGGACGCGTCGATCAATTACGGGAACAGCGGCGGGCCCCTCTTGAACATCAACGGTGAGGTGGTCGGCATCAATACGGCGATCATGCCCACGGGACACGGGATCGGTTTTGCCATCCCGGTCAACATGGCCCGCGGGTTCGTCGACGAGGTGTTGAGGGATCAGCCGGTTCGCGCGGCCTGGCTCGGGATCGAGGCGAGGGCTCCGTTCGCCGGACAAGCGGACGGGAACGGCGTCGTCTTGCAATCCGTGCAGTGGGGCAGCCCCGCCTGGCGATCCGGACTTCGACCGTCCGATCGCATCCTCCGGGTGGACGATACCGATCTAGAGGGCGCGGCGCAGTTTAAGCGGATGATCGCCGACGGGGGAGTGGGGGTCGAACGGACGCTGACGGTCGAGCGCGACGGCGCACCCGAAACAATCCGGGTCCGATCCGAGGCGCAACCGTCGCGCGTTTTCCCTTGA
- the thrC gene encoding threonine synthase produces MWTGIIEAYRPFLPVTDRTPVVTLHEGNTPLIRAKNLTAAIRPDIELYLKYEGANPTGSFKDRGMTLAISKAIEGGSSAVICASTGNTSASAAAYGARAGIKVYVLIPEGKIASGKLAQAMIHRAVVIQVDGNFDEALTIVKEVSEKYRLTLVNSINPYRLEGQKTAAFEVCDQLEGPPAFHFLPVGNAGNITAYWMGYKEYRGHRRIDSLPRMMGFQAAGAAPIVLGHIVEKPRTIATAIRIGNPASWKSAEAAAAESRGEINLVTDEEIVEAYRMIAGLEGVFCEPASAASVAGVIKLNRQGLFKKGDRVVCTLTGHGLKDVETAMNVSQKPITIKARLEDVVKVLGY; encoded by the coding sequence ATGTGGACGGGCATCATCGAGGCCTACCGGCCGTTTCTTCCGGTGACGGACCGGACGCCGGTCGTGACCTTGCACGAGGGCAACACGCCGTTGATCCGCGCGAAGAACCTGACCGCCGCGATCCGTCCGGACATCGAACTGTATCTCAAATACGAGGGAGCCAACCCGACGGGATCGTTCAAGGACCGCGGCATGACGCTCGCGATCTCCAAGGCGATCGAAGGCGGATCCTCGGCCGTGATCTGCGCCTCGACCGGGAACACCTCCGCTTCGGCGGCCGCGTACGGCGCGCGGGCCGGGATCAAGGTCTACGTCCTGATCCCCGAGGGAAAAATCGCGTCGGGCAAGCTCGCCCAGGCGATGATCCACCGCGCGGTCGTGATCCAGGTCGACGGAAATTTCGACGAGGCCCTGACGATCGTCAAAGAGGTCTCGGAGAAGTACCGCCTCACGCTGGTCAACTCGATCAATCCGTACCGGCTGGAAGGCCAGAAGACGGCCGCGTTTGAAGTCTGCGATCAGTTGGAAGGCCCTCCGGCGTTTCATTTTCTTCCGGTCGGCAACGCCGGAAACATCACGGCCTACTGGATGGGATACAAGGAATACCGCGGGCACCGGCGGATCGACTCGCTACCCCGGATGATGGGATTCCAGGCGGCGGGCGCGGCGCCGATCGTGCTGGGCCACATCGTCGAGAAACCCCGGACGATCGCCACGGCCATCCGGATCGGAAATCCGGCCAGCTGGAAGAGCGCGGAGGCCGCGGCCGCCGAGTCCCGTGGGGAGATCAATCTGGTGACGGACGAGGAGATCGTGGAGGCCTACCGGATGATCGCCGGGTTGGAGGGAGTCTTCTGCGAGCCGGCCTCGGCGGCCTCGGTGGCCGGCGTGATCAAGCTGAACCGGCAGGGCCTGTTCAAGAAGGGCGACCGCGTCGTCTGCACGCTCACCGGCCACGGGCTGAAGGATGTCGAGACGGCGATGAACGTTTCCCAGAAGCCGATCACGATCAAGGCCCGGCTTGAAGACGTGGTGAAGGTGTTGGGATACTGA
- a CDS encoding integration host factor subunit alpha, whose protein sequence is MRKADIANEVYERVGISKKEAAEIIETVLNTIKSVLQKGETVKIAGFGNFVVRSKRARKGRNPKTGQEIGITPRRVVTFRPSQVFKKFVNKS, encoded by the coding sequence ATGAGAAAAGCCGACATTGCCAATGAGGTTTACGAGCGGGTCGGGATTTCGAAAAAAGAGGCGGCCGAGATCATTGAAACCGTATTAAACACGATCAAGAGCGTTCTTCAAAAAGGAGAAACGGTCAAGATCGCCGGCTTCGGCAACTTTGTCGTTCGAAGCAAACGGGCGCGAAAAGGTCGAAACCCCAAAACGGGCCAGGAGATCGGGATCACGCCCCGGCGCGTGGTGACGTTCCGTCCCAGCCAGGTGTTCAAGAAATTTGTGAACAAGTCGTAG
- a CDS encoding homoserine dehydrogenase, protein MHPKKQKIGVGIIGFGTVGTGVVKILTDRAEDIRRRLGVPLELVRIADLDWKRDRGVEVKPGLRTSKADEVIDDPAVDIVVELVGGYEPARTFILRAFEKGKCVVTANKALLAVHGEELYRAAQKAGVDLGFEASVGGGIPIIRAMKEGLAANRILSIYGIINGTANYILSKMTEEQQPFAEVLAEAQRMGYAESDPRFDIEGTDSAHKLAILVTLAFGTPVDIKSIYTEGITGVTPTDIAYAKEFGYRIKLLAIAKASDHQIEVRVHPTMVPEDYLIATVNGIYNAIYVVGDAVGNTLFYGQGAGAMPTGSAVVSDLMEAGRNLLYDSVGCVPPTGFDPDRREALRIKPMEEIRSFYYLRFMAMDKPGVLSRISGALGKYNISISSMIQKGRKVDEAVPVVMMTHKAVERDVQRALAEIRLFPDVSDRTVLIRVEGEEEA, encoded by the coding sequence ATGCATCCTAAAAAACAAAAGATCGGCGTGGGGATCATCGGGTTCGGGACCGTCGGAACCGGCGTGGTCAAGATCCTGACGGACCGGGCGGAGGACATCCGTCGGCGGCTCGGCGTTCCGCTGGAGCTGGTCCGGATCGCGGACCTGGACTGGAAGCGGGACCGCGGCGTCGAGGTGAAGCCGGGTCTCCGGACCTCGAAGGCGGACGAGGTGATCGACGATCCGGCGGTGGATATCGTCGTGGAGCTGGTCGGCGGCTACGAACCGGCGCGCACCTTCATCCTCCGGGCGTTCGAGAAGGGGAAGTGCGTCGTGACGGCGAACAAGGCGTTGCTCGCCGTGCACGGCGAGGAACTCTACCGCGCCGCGCAGAAGGCCGGCGTGGATCTGGGCTTCGAGGCCAGCGTGGGGGGCGGGATTCCGATCATCCGCGCGATGAAGGAGGGGCTGGCCGCGAACCGGATCCTGTCCATTTACGGCATCATCAACGGCACGGCCAACTATATTTTAAGCAAGATGACCGAGGAGCAGCAGCCCTTCGCCGAGGTGCTGGCCGAGGCCCAACGCATGGGTTACGCCGAGTCCGACCCCCGCTTTGACATCGAAGGGACCGACTCCGCCCACAAACTGGCGATCCTGGTGACGCTGGCGTTCGGCACGCCGGTCGATATCAAATCGATCTACACCGAGGGGATCACCGGCGTCACGCCGACCGACATCGCCTACGCCAAGGAGTTCGGCTACCGGATCAAGTTGCTGGCGATCGCCAAAGCGAGCGACCACCAGATCGAAGTCCGGGTCCATCCCACCATGGTTCCGGAGGACTACCTGATCGCGACGGTGAACGGCATTTACAACGCGATCTACGTCGTGGGGGACGCCGTGGGGAATACGCTCTTCTACGGGCAGGGGGCCGGAGCGATGCCGACCGGCAGCGCCGTCGTGAGCGATCTGATGGAGGCCGGCCGGAATCTGCTGTACGATTCGGTCGGGTGCGTCCCGCCGACCGGCTTCGATCCCGACCGGAGGGAGGCGCTCCGGATCAAGCCGATGGAGGAGATCCGGAGCTTCTATTACCTGCGTTTCATGGCGATGGACAAGCCCGGCGTGCTTTCGCGGATCTCCGGCGCCCTGGGGAAATACAACATCAGTATTTCCTCCATGATCCAAAAGGGGCGGAAAGTCGACGAGGCCGTTCCGGTGGTGATGATGACCCACAAGGCCGTGGAGCGGGACGTTCAGCGGGCCCTGGCCGAGATCCGGCTGTTTCCCGACGTCAGCGATCGAACGGTCCTGATCCGCGTCGAGGGAGAAGAGGAAGCGTGA
- the surE gene encoding 5'/3'-nucleotidase SurE — protein sequence MLILVTNDDGIQSPGIKILARVLRRIGEVYVVAPDRERTAAGHSLTLHKPLRIEPLGPRTFSVSGTPTDCVNLAVNEILPRRPDLVVSGINRGGNLGDDVTYSGTVSAAMEGTLLGIPSIALSQLGEGDFQFEAAARFAVRLVRRVRRLGLPPDTLLNVNVPDRPPQAIKGMRVTCLGKRIFDSDNIIKKEDPRGKIYYWIGGNRVAWEERKDTDQEAVESGFISVTPVHLDLTNYSALAALRDWEKRLMPPRRRPRPARRARPPA from the coding sequence ATGCTGATCCTGGTTACCAATGACGACGGCATCCAGTCGCCGGGGATCAAGATCCTGGCCCGGGTCTTGAGGCGGATCGGAGAGGTTTACGTCGTGGCGCCGGACCGGGAACGCACGGCGGCCGGCCACTCCCTCACGCTTCACAAACCCCTGCGGATCGAGCCCCTCGGTCCGCGCACGTTCAGCGTCAGCGGGACGCCCACGGATTGCGTTAATCTGGCGGTCAACGAAATTCTTCCGCGCCGTCCCGACCTGGTCGTCTCCGGCATCAACCGGGGGGGGAATCTCGGGGACGACGTGACCTATTCTGGGACGGTATCCGCCGCCATGGAGGGGACGCTTCTGGGGATCCCTTCCATCGCCCTCTCGCAACTGGGCGAGGGCGATTTTCAATTCGAGGCGGCGGCGCGGTTCGCGGTGCGCCTGGTCCGCCGGGTCCGTCGCCTGGGTCTTCCCCCGGACACCCTCCTGAACGTCAACGTCCCCGACCGGCCTCCGCAGGCGATCAAAGGCATGCGCGTGACCTGTCTGGGCAAGCGCATCTTTGATTCCGACAACATCATTAAAAAGGAAGATCCCCGGGGCAAGATCTATTACTGGATCGGCGGAAACCGGGTGGCCTGGGAGGAACGGAAAGACACGGATCAGGAAGCCGTCGAAAGCGGCTTCATCTCGGTGACGCCCGTTCATCTGGATCTGACCAATTACAGCGCCCTGGCCGCGTTGCGCGACTGGGAGAAACGTTTGATGCCGCCGCGCCGGCGGCCGCGTCCCGCCCGCCGCGCCCGGCCTCCGGCTTAA
- a CDS encoding aminotransferase class I/II-fold pyridoxal phosphate-dependent enzyme, with translation HIVDKAIEAMKNPRNHRYSASRGITKLRVAIADWYRRNFQVEIDPETEAIVTIGSKEGIAHLALATLGPGDAVLCPSPTYPIHTYSVIIAGAEVRSVPLREDNDFFEDLKAAYRTALPRPKMLIVNFPHNPTTRVVDTGFFKKLVDFATEHRLIVVHDLAYADLVFDGYRAPSFLQVPGAKEIGVEFFTLSKSYNMPGWRIGFCVGNREIIKALMQIKSYLDYGIFQPLQIASIIALNGPQDCVREAVAMYRSRRNTLVSGLNRIGWKVEKPLATMFVWARIPEPFRDMGSLEFTKMLLNEAKVAVSPGIGFGEYGDDHVRFALVENEHRTRQAIHGIKNVLKKG, from the coding sequence AGCATATCGTGGACAAGGCGATCGAGGCGATGAAAAATCCCCGGAACCATCGCTACTCCGCTTCGCGCGGCATCACAAAGCTTCGCGTCGCGATCGCGGATTGGTACCGTCGGAATTTTCAGGTCGAGATCGATCCCGAGACGGAGGCGATCGTGACGATCGGCTCCAAGGAGGGCATCGCCCATCTGGCCCTCGCCACGCTCGGTCCCGGAGACGCGGTGCTTTGCCCCAGCCCGACCTATCCGATTCATACCTACAGCGTCATCATCGCGGGAGCGGAGGTCCGGAGCGTTCCGCTCCGGGAAGACAACGACTTTTTTGAGGACCTGAAGGCGGCCTACCGGACCGCCCTCCCGAGGCCGAAGATGTTGATCGTGAATTTTCCGCACAATCCGACGACACGCGTCGTGGACACGGGCTTTTTCAAAAAGCTGGTCGACTTCGCCACGGAGCACCGCCTGATCGTGGTGCACGACCTGGCCTATGCCGATCTGGTCTTCGACGGGTACCGGGCCCCCAGCTTTCTCCAGGTGCCGGGGGCGAAGGAGATCGGGGTCGAGTTTTTCACCCTGTCCAAGAGTTACAATATGCCGGGGTGGCGTATCGGGTTCTGCGTCGGGAACCGGGAGATCATCAAGGCCCTGATGCAGATCAAAAGTTATCTCGATTACGGCATTTTCCAGCCGCTCCAGATCGCGAGCATCATCGCGCTGAACGGGCCGCAGGACTGCGTCCGGGAGGCGGTCGCGATGTACCGGAGCCGGCGGAACACGCTGGTGAGCGGCCTGAACCGGATCGGCTGGAAGGTGGAAAAGCCTCTGGCGACGATGTTCGTCTGGGCCCGGATCCCCGAGCCGTTCCGCGACATGGGCTCTCTGGAATTCACCAAGATGCTTTTGAACGAGGCCAAGGTGGCGGTCTCGCCGGGGATCGGGTTCGGCGAGTACGGCGACGACCATGTCCGCTTTGCGTTGGTCGAAAACGAGCACCGGACGCGTCAGGCGATCCATGGAATCAAGAACGTTTTAAAAAAAGGGTAG
- the cimA gene encoding citramalate synthase: protein MHFVEIYDTTLRDGAQSEDVSFSVEDKLRIAEKLDGLGLQYIEGGWPGSNPKDIEFFKKVRHLPLKTATIAAFGATRKAGHPVAKDPNIRALLDSGAGLITLFGKSWDLHVTDALGISLKKNLELISDSIRYLRSKRKKVYYDAEHFFDGYKANPDYALKTLNEAVQAGADCVILCDTNGGTMPWEVRDIFSTVMQEVRIPLGIHAHNDSEMAVANSIIAVELGAVQVQGTINGFGERCGNANLCSILPNLKLKMKVDCISDEQLGRLKEVSRFVTEIANLSPDKHQPYVGDSAFAHKGGVHVHAVRKNPLTYEHVRPEFVGNRQRVLVSDYAGRSVLQGKADEFRIRLKKSGPKLKHLLETLKELESQGFQFEGAEGSFELLMRKAEGTHQRFFDLIGFRVIIEKRREREDPVSEATILVKVGDHVEHTAAVGNGPVNALDHALRKALEKFYPQLKEMKLLDYKVRVLAANRGTAARVRVLIESGDRTGKWSTVGVSENIIEASWQALVDSIEYKLLQDRRKKR, encoded by the coding sequence ATGCATTTCGTCGAGATCTACGACACCACGTTGCGGGACGGCGCCCAGTCCGAGGATGTCTCGTTTTCGGTCGAGGATAAACTCCGGATCGCCGAGAAACTGGACGGCCTGGGCCTGCAGTACATCGAGGGCGGCTGGCCCGGATCCAACCCCAAGGACATCGAGTTCTTCAAAAAAGTCCGGCACCTTCCGCTGAAGACCGCGACGATCGCGGCCTTCGGGGCGACCCGGAAGGCCGGCCACCCGGTGGCCAAGGACCCCAACATCCGGGCCCTTTTGGACTCCGGCGCCGGGCTGATCACGCTGTTCGGAAAAAGCTGGGACCTGCATGTGACGGACGCCCTGGGCATCTCGCTCAAGAAGAACCTGGAACTGATCTCCGACTCGATCCGCTACCTTCGATCCAAGCGGAAAAAGGTCTACTACGACGCCGAGCATTTCTTCGACGGATACAAGGCCAACCCGGACTACGCCTTGAAAACGCTGAACGAGGCCGTGCAGGCGGGGGCGGATTGCGTCATTCTGTGCGACACCAACGGCGGGACGATGCCCTGGGAGGTGAGGGACATCTTCTCGACCGTGATGCAGGAGGTCCGGATTCCCTTGGGCATTCATGCCCACAACGATTCGGAGATGGCCGTCGCCAATTCCATCATCGCGGTGGAACTGGGGGCGGTGCAGGTCCAGGGGACGATTAACGGGTTCGGCGAGCGGTGCGGGAACGCCAACCTCTGCTCGATCCTGCCCAACCTCAAGCTCAAAATGAAGGTCGACTGCATCTCGGACGAACAGCTCGGACGCCTCAAGGAGGTTTCCCGGTTTGTGACCGAAATCGCGAACCTGTCGCCGGACAAGCACCAACCGTACGTCGGCGACAGCGCCTTCGCGCACAAGGGCGGGGTGCATGTTCACGCCGTCAGGAAGAATCCGCTGACCTACGAGCACGTCCGGCCGGAGTTCGTGGGAAACCGCCAGCGCGTGTTGGTCTCGGACTACGCCGGGCGGAGCGTCCTTCAAGGCAAGGCGGACGAGTTCCGGATCCGTTTGAAGAAGAGCGGTCCGAAGTTGAAGCATTTGCTGGAGACGCTGAAGGAACTCGAGAGTCAGGGATTTCAATTCGAGGGGGCCGAGGGGTCGTTCGAGTTGCTCATGCGGAAGGCCGAGGGAACGCACCAGCGGTTTTTCGACCTGATCGGTTTCCGCGTCATCATCGAAAAACGACGGGAGCGGGAGGATCCGGTCTCGGAGGCCACCATCCTGGTGAAGGTCGGCGACCACGTCGAGCATACCGCGGCGGTAGGCAACGGGCCCGTCAACGCGCTGGACCACGCCCTTCGCAAGGCGCTGGAGAAGTTTTATCCGCAGTTGAAAGAGATGAAGCTGCTGGATTACAAGGTGCGGGTCCTGGCGGCCAACCGGGGAACGGCGGCGCGCGTCCGCGTCCTGATCGAGTCGGGAGACCGGACCGGAAAATGGAGCACGGTCGGCGTCTCGGAAAATATCATCGAGGCGAGCTGGCAGGCCCTGGTCGACAGCATCGAGTACAAACTCCTTCAGGATCGAAGGAAGAAGCGGTAG
- a CDS encoding aspartate kinase, protein MALIVQKYGGTSVGNVERIRNVAERVARVKAAGNDVVVVVSAMAGETDRLLKLAGQVSSRPEEREVDLLLSSGERVTSALLALTLQEKGFKAQAFTGRQVGIITDSTHTKAKIERISADRVREAIGEGIIPVIAGFQGINQKSDVTTLGRGGSDLTAVALAAALKAERCDIYTDVDGVYTTDPHVVPGARRLEKISYEEMLEMASLGAKVLQARSVEFAAKYHVPVRVLSSFNDGEGTLVTKEDRDMEQVVVSGVTYDKNQAKITITGVPDQPGIAARLFGVIAEAGVNVDMILQNVSQEGLTDISFTVPKGDARKAVEIAGKIAREIGARDVQLKEDMAKVSIVGVGMRTHSGVAAQMFAALSKEGINIMMISTSEIKISCVIDGKYTELAVRALHDAFELGK, encoded by the coding sequence ATGGCACTGATTGTTCAAAAATACGGCGGGACGTCCGTCGGCAATGTCGAGCGCATTCGGAACGTGGCGGAGCGCGTGGCCAGGGTCAAGGCGGCCGGGAACGACGTGGTCGTGGTCGTCTCGGCGATGGCCGGCGAGACGGATCGCTTGCTGAAGCTCGCCGGTCAGGTCTCCTCCCGTCCGGAAGAGCGGGAGGTGGATCTCCTGTTGTCTTCCGGCGAGCGGGTGACGAGCGCGCTGCTGGCGCTGACGCTCCAGGAAAAAGGGTTCAAGGCGCAGGCCTTCACCGGCCGCCAGGTCGGGATCATCACGGACAGCACGCATACGAAGGCCAAGATCGAGCGGATCTCGGCCGACCGCGTGCGGGAGGCGATCGGCGAGGGCATCATTCCGGTGATCGCGGGTTTCCAGGGAATCAATCAGAAATCGGACGTGACGACGCTGGGGCGCGGCGGATCGGACCTGACGGCCGTCGCGCTGGCCGCGGCCCTGAAGGCCGAGCGCTGCGACATCTACACCGACGTGGACGGCGTGTACACGACCGATCCCCACGTCGTTCCGGGCGCGCGCCGGCTAGAGAAGATCTCGTACGAGGAGATGCTGGAAATGGCCAGCCTCGGCGCGAAGGTCCTTCAGGCCCGTTCGGTCGAATTCGCGGCCAAATACCATGTGCCGGTGCGGGTGCTGTCCAGTTTCAACGACGGGGAGGGGACGCTGGTGACGAAGGAGGACCGGGATATGGAACAGGTGGTGGTGTCGGGCGTGACCTATGACAAGAACCAGGCGAAGATCACGATCACGGGCGTGCCCGACCAGCCCGGCATCGCGGCGCGGCTGTTCGGCGTCATCGCCGAGGCCGGCGTCAACGTGGACATGATTCTACAGAACGTCAGCCAGGAAGGCCTGACCGACATCTCCTTTACCGTCCCGAAGGGGGACGCCCGGAAGGCCGTCGAGATCGCGGGCAAGATCGCCCGCGAGATCGGGGCCCGCGACGTGCAATTGAAGGAGGACATGGCGAAGGTTTCGATCGTCGGCGTCGGCATGCGGACCCATTCCGGGGTGGCGGCCCAGATGTTCGCCGCCCTGTCCAAGGAGGGGATCAACATCATGATGATCTCGACCAGCGAGATCAAGATCTCCTGCGTGATCGACGGGAAATATACCGAGCTGGCCGTGCGGGCGCTGCACGACGCCTTTGAACTCGGAAAATAG
- a CDS encoding MerR family transcriptional regulator: protein MKKKIGLETEEGNPSGARPDPDPRSAPPPGSNGHERLFYKISEVSDITGLEAYILRYWESEFPILRPQKSRGRQRIYQKKDIETILKIKQMLYEKGFTIAGARKVLAARNGDPSETAARPISKEFVYRLRGELAEILRILSSHDNQSA, encoded by the coding sequence TTGAAAAAGAAAATCGGTCTTGAAACGGAAGAGGGGAATCCTTCCGGCGCGCGACCGGACCCGGATCCCCGTTCGGCCCCGCCGCCGGGCTCCAACGGTCACGAGCGGCTGTTTTACAAGATCAGCGAAGTCAGCGACATCACCGGCCTGGAAGCCTATATCTTGCGGTATTGGGAATCCGAGTTCCCGATTCTCCGTCCCCAGAAAAGCCGCGGCCGTCAACGGATCTACCAGAAAAAAGATATCGAAACGATTCTGAAAATCAAGCAGATGCTCTATGAAAAAGGCTTTACCATTGCCGGAGCACGGAAAGTGCTGGCGGCGAGGAACGGTGATCCCTCCGAAACCGCGGCCCGACCGATATCCAAGGAGTTTGTCTACCGCCTCCGGGGTGAGTTGGCCGAAATCTTGCGGATTCTCTCCTCGCACGACAACCAGAGCGCTTGA